In one window of Phalacrocorax carbo chromosome 22, bPhaCar2.1, whole genome shotgun sequence DNA:
- the MATN1 gene encoding cartilage matrix protein, translated as MDRIFSALLLSLLLLLQSYGVCGAPPQPRGTLCRTKPTDLVFIIDSSRSVRPQEFEKVKVFMSRVIEGLDVGPNSTRVGVINYASAVKNEFSLRTYQSKVGLLQAVRRIEPLSTGTMTGLAIQFAISRAFSDSEGARLRSPNVNKVAIVVTDGRPQDGVQDVSARARAAGIEIFAIGVGRVDMHTLRQIASEPLDDHVDYVESYSVIEKLTHKFQEAFCVVSDLCATGDHDCEQICISTPGAYKCACKEGFTLNSDGKTCSACSGGSGSALDLVFLIDGSKSVRPENFELVKKFINQIVDSLEVSDKQAQVGLVQYSSSVRQEFPLGQFKNKKDIKAAVKKMAYMEKGTMTGQALKYLIDSSFSIINGARPGVPKVGIVFTDGRSQDYITDAAKKAKDLGFRMFAVGVGNAVEDELREIASEPVAEHYFYTADFRTISKIGKKLQMKICIEEDPCECKSIVKFQAKVEDLIDSLQQKLEAVAKRIEALENKII; from the exons ATGGACAGGATTTTCTCTGCCTTGCTGCtctctttgctgcttctcctccagaGCTATGGAGTTTGCGGGGCACCTCCACAGCCAAGAG GCACCCTGTGTAGAACCAAACCCACCGATCTGGTGTTCATCATCGACAGCTCTCGAAGCGTGCGCCCACAAGAGTTTGAGAAAGTCAAGGTCTTCATGTCCCGGGTGATCGAGGGGCTGGACGTGGGTCCCAACTCCACCCGGGTGGGTGTGATCAATTATGCCAGTGCTGTCAAGAACGAATTCTCTCTCAGGACCTACCAAAGCAAAGTGGGGCTCCTGCAAGCGGTCCGGAGGATAGAGCCGCTCTCCACTGGGACTATGACTGGCCTGGCTATCCAGTTTGCCATTAGCCGGGCTTTTAGTGACTCAGAAGGGGCCAGGCTGAGGTCTCCCAATGTTAATAAG GTGGCGATCGTTGTGACCGATGGGCGTCCCCAGGATGGAGTGCAGGATGTGTCAGCAAGGGCCAGAGCAGCTGGCATCGAGATCTTTGCCATCGGGGTTGGCCGGGTGGACATGCACACACTGCGGCAAATTGCCAGCGAGCCCCTGGATGACCACGTGGACTATGTGGAGAGCTACAGTGTTATAGAGAAGCTGACCCACAAGTTTCAAGAAGCCTTCTGTG TGGTATCAGACCTGTGTGCCACTGGAGACCACGACTGTGAGCAGATCTGCATCAGCACCCCAGGAGCGTACAAGTGTGCTTGTAAAGAGGGTTTCACGCTGAACAGCGATGGGAAGACCTGCAGCG CTTGCAGTGGTGGGTCAGGATCTGCTCTGGATCTCGTTTTCCTGATTGATGGCTCCAAGAGTGTGCGGCCTGAGAACTTTGAGCTGGTGAAGAAATTCATCAACCAGATTGTGGACTCGCTGGAGGTGTCAGACAAACAGGCCCAAGTTGGTCTGGTTCAGTACTCCAGTTCTGTCAGACAGGAGTTTCCACTGGGGCAGTTCAAgaacaagaaggacatcaaagCAGCAGTCAAGAAAATGGCCTACATGGAGAAAGGAACGATGACAGGCCAGGCTCTGAAGTACCTCATTGACAGTTCCTTTTCCATCATCAACGGAGCTAGGCCTGGGGTTCCCAAGGTGGGCATAGTCTTCACTGATGGGCGGTCACAAGATTACATCACTGATGCTGCTAAGAAAGCCAAAGACTTAG GCTTTAGGATGTTTGCTGTGGGAGTTGGTAACGCAGTTGAGGATGAGCTGAGGGAAATTGCTTCAGAACCAGTAGCCGAGCACTACTTCTACACGGCTGACTTCAGAACCATCAGCAAGATCGGGAAAAAGCTGCAAATGAAAATCTGCATCG AGGAAGATCCATGTGAATGTAAATCTATTGTGAAGTTCCAGGCCAAAGTAGAAGACCTCATAGATTCACTGCAGCAGAAAC TGGAAGCTGTGGCAAAAAGGATCGAAGCCCTGGAGAACAAGATCATCTAA